In one window of Corynebacterium incognita DNA:
- a CDS encoding LmeA family phospholipid-binding protein, which yields MAVKTRSAASTAWKIVVGVLVALLILVLLVEFGLRWFLSKQMVDQFHAQAQEQGVTAPADPEVSFGSVPLVVGLAQGELNEMTMKTPSTLQINGTEIKGQPESEILMEGMTVSKDPVARRLVATTNVPDDFLLATVQAGITQESGMEALGNNVITDIHAAGATSTLDVQFAGGLATLSLLPSMVDGALQFEAAKAEIFGFELPEQATAAITESLTKGMKDQFVTGNMKIQEFTVNDGSLRITMVGNDVKLSEAGQVA from the coding sequence ATGGCTGTGAAAACTCGCTCGGCTGCGTCGACGGCGTGGAAAATCGTGGTGGGCGTGCTGGTCGCACTGCTCATCCTGGTGCTCCTCGTGGAGTTCGGGCTGCGTTGGTTCCTGTCCAAGCAGATGGTGGACCAGTTCCACGCCCAGGCGCAGGAGCAGGGCGTGACGGCCCCGGCGGACCCAGAGGTTTCTTTCGGCTCGGTGCCCCTGGTGGTGGGTTTGGCCCAGGGCGAGCTCAACGAGATGACCATGAAGACCCCGTCGACGCTGCAGATTAACGGCACGGAGATTAAGGGCCAGCCGGAGTCGGAGATCCTCATGGAGGGGATGACGGTGTCCAAGGACCCGGTGGCGCGCCGACTGGTGGCCACCACGAACGTTCCGGATGATTTCCTGCTGGCCACGGTCCAGGCGGGTATCACGCAAGAGTCTGGGATGGAGGCCCTGGGCAATAACGTGATCACCGATATTCACGCCGCCGGCGCGACGTCCACGCTGGACGTGCAGTTCGCGGGCGGGCTGGCCACGCTGTCGCTGCTGCCGTCGATGGTGGACGGCGCACTGCAATTCGAAGCGGCGAAGGCGGAGATTTTCGGCTTCGAGCTGCCGGAGCAAGCCACGGCCGCGATCACGGAATCGCTCACCAAGGGTATGAAGGACCAGTTCGTGACCGGCAACATGAAGATCCAAGAATTCACCGTGAACGACGGCTCGTTGCGCATCACGATGGTGGGAAACGACGTCAAGCTCAGCGAAGCTGGCCAGGTGG
- a CDS encoding class I SAM-dependent methyltransferase, with the protein MADHAHNLKAQAGAGRPFGVVTRGTTNTNRLRRCDRWAVAHPAIRSTLKRVGEPLALDVGYGAAHFTTVEWARWLRTVNPRVQVKGLEISPERVLPPRDGVTFELGGFELAGYRPQLVRAFNVLRQYDVSQVRDAWETVCSRLAPGGYFIEGTCDELGRRSAWLLLDAAGPRTLSLAWDPMDVEKPSDVAERLPKILINRNVPGEAIHALLSDADDAWARAAGWAPHGPRVRWRHAHEDLRQRGWPLDRQHRRFRDSGFTVAWEAVAPPTIEGS; encoded by the coding sequence ATGGCCGATCACGCGCATAACCTGAAGGCTCAGGCCGGCGCGGGTCGGCCTTTTGGCGTTGTTACCCGCGGGACAACGAACACCAACCGCCTCCGCCGCTGCGACCGCTGGGCCGTAGCGCACCCCGCTATCCGCTCAACCTTAAAGCGGGTTGGTGAGCCCCTCGCCCTCGACGTAGGCTACGGCGCCGCCCATTTCACCACCGTCGAGTGGGCGCGCTGGCTCCGTACCGTCAACCCCCGCGTCCAGGTCAAGGGCCTGGAAATCTCGCCGGAGCGGGTGCTCCCGCCCCGCGATGGTGTCACCTTTGAACTCGGCGGCTTCGAGCTCGCCGGCTACCGTCCGCAGCTGGTCCGCGCGTTTAACGTGCTGCGTCAATACGACGTCTCGCAGGTTCGCGATGCGTGGGAGACTGTCTGTTCGCGTCTGGCACCCGGGGGCTACTTCATCGAGGGCACCTGCGACGAGCTGGGGCGTCGTTCCGCATGGCTGCTTCTCGACGCAGCGGGCCCCCGCACGCTGTCGCTGGCGTGGGATCCCATGGACGTCGAGAAGCCTTCGGACGTGGCGGAGCGCCTGCCGAAGATCCTCATCAACCGCAACGTCCCCGGGGAGGCAATCCATGCTTTGCTTTCCGACGCCGACGACGCCTGGGCCCGCGCCGCCGGCTGGGCGCCGCACGGGCCGCGGGTGCGGTGGCGGCACGCACACGAGGACTTGCGGCAGCGGGGGTGGCCGCTCGACAGGCAGCATAGGCGCTTTCGCGATAGCGGGTTCACCGTTGCGTGGGAGGCGGTTGCACCCCCTACAATCGAAGGTTCATGA
- a CDS encoding DUF2505 domain-containing protein, whose translation MSTRSENTVTINQPAEKVHEAYLSADYWTFIVKNLSPEPGEVHEFADNTATLYEVLPTTLLPEAVRAMVSQALKVKRVVKIGELEGNAADINYTADVKGTPVDFKGDIAMTGEGEMTKLSYINEVSVNIPMMGAAIEPKVGEALGELFANEGKLTEQWISENL comes from the coding sequence ATGTCAACCCGTAGTGAAAACACCGTAACGATCAACCAGCCCGCAGAAAAGGTCCACGAGGCGTACTTGAGCGCTGATTACTGGACTTTCATCGTCAAGAACCTTTCCCCGGAGCCCGGCGAGGTTCACGAGTTTGCCGACAACACCGCCACCCTCTACGAGGTTTTGCCCACCACCCTGCTGCCGGAGGCCGTGCGCGCCATGGTGTCTCAGGCGCTGAAGGTCAAGCGCGTGGTCAAGATCGGCGAGCTGGAGGGCAACGCCGCCGACATCAACTACACCGCCGATGTTAAGGGCACCCCTGTGGATTTCAAGGGCGACATCGCTATGACCGGCGAAGGCGAGATGACCAAGCTGAGCTACATCAACGAGGTGTCCGTGAACATCCCAATGATGGGCGCCGCGATCGAGCCGAAGGTGGGCGAGGCTTTGGGCGAGCTGTTCGCCAACGAGGGCAAGCTCACTGAGCAGTGGATCTCTGAAAACCTCTAG
- a CDS encoding UDP-N-acetylmuramate dehydrogenase, protein MMNELVTEKLAAIGGVRVDHSVTFAEMTTLRVGGAPRLAARCATPEAAASVVELLDAAGVPLLVIGGGSNLVIADDTLGAGELDLVAVVMECDGVDIDAEEGIVRAEAGAVWDDVVKQAVEADLGGIECLAGIPGSAGAVPVQNVGAYGAEISEVLTRVRLYDRESGVDEWVPASDLELAYRYSNLKFTNRAVVLEIELTLSTDGLSKPLRFGQLTQNPGERLPVAQVREKVLELRASKGMVLDDSDHDTWSAGSFFTNPVVPLADAERVRETVRGLRGDADADRMPLFDAVDSAGEPAAKLSAAWLIERAGFPRGYRVSAGEPAGLSTKHTLALTNRGGAGTADVVKLARTIRDGVRDAFGIALVPEPVWVGCAID, encoded by the coding sequence GTGATGAATGAACTTGTGACGGAGAAGTTGGCCGCTATCGGCGGTGTGCGCGTGGACCATTCGGTGACGTTTGCGGAGATGACCACCCTGCGCGTGGGAGGAGCCCCGCGCTTAGCTGCGCGGTGCGCGACACCGGAAGCCGCGGCATCCGTGGTGGAGCTTCTCGACGCCGCGGGCGTCCCACTGCTCGTCATTGGTGGCGGTTCCAACCTGGTCATCGCGGATGACACGCTGGGGGCCGGGGAGTTGGACCTTGTTGCGGTGGTGATGGAATGCGACGGCGTAGACATCGACGCGGAAGAAGGGATCGTGCGCGCGGAAGCGGGTGCGGTGTGGGACGACGTCGTCAAGCAGGCCGTGGAGGCAGACCTGGGCGGGATCGAGTGCCTGGCAGGGATTCCCGGATCGGCGGGGGCGGTGCCGGTGCAGAATGTCGGTGCGTACGGGGCGGAGATTTCGGAGGTGCTCACCCGGGTGCGTCTGTACGACCGCGAGAGCGGGGTGGACGAATGGGTGCCGGCGAGCGACCTGGAGTTGGCGTATCGGTACTCGAATTTGAAGTTCACCAACCGGGCCGTGGTGCTGGAGATTGAGCTGACACTGAGCACGGATGGTTTGTCCAAGCCGTTGCGGTTCGGGCAGCTGACGCAAAATCCGGGGGAGCGGCTGCCGGTGGCGCAGGTGCGTGAGAAGGTACTGGAGCTGCGCGCGTCGAAGGGGATGGTGCTGGATGACAGCGATCACGACACGTGGTCGGCGGGATCGTTCTTCACCAATCCCGTGGTGCCGCTGGCGGACGCGGAGCGGGTGCGGGAGACCGTGCGCGGGCTGCGCGGCGATGCCGATGCGGACCGGATGCCGCTATTCGACGCCGTCGATAGCGCCGGGGAGCCGGCGGCGAAGCTGTCGGCGGCGTGGCTGATTGAACGCGCGGGCTTCCCCAGGGGCTATCGGGTGAGCGCCGGGGAGCCTGCTGGACTGTCGACGAAGCATACGCTCGCGCTGACTAACCGGGGTGGGGCGGGGACCGCGGACGTCGTGAAGCTGGCGCGCACCATCCGCGACGGAGTGCGGGACGCTTTTGGCATAGCGCTTGTGCCGGAGCCAGTGTGGGTAGGGTGCGCTATCGACTAA
- a CDS encoding DUF1707 SHOCT-like domain-containing protein translates to MEPAPDIRVSDHDRAHAMDRLGAYFADGYLDMPEFEERTSAAMVATYRSDLARLFADLPEESEQLPVDRTFTGAGAPPGAMELEDYEAQLELERAMDNARMVTAIDSIVAIGATTFFLGSLFIYDIPYAWLAFFLIPIASGIARMVFRVNDEDEELYNELKGDLAETRKARLRQAAKRRKELGG, encoded by the coding sequence ATGGAACCCGCTCCCGATATTCGAGTCAGTGACCACGACCGCGCCCACGCCATGGATCGTCTGGGCGCATACTTCGCCGACGGCTACCTTGACATGCCCGAATTCGAGGAGCGCACCTCCGCGGCAATGGTGGCCACCTACCGCAGCGATCTTGCGCGACTTTTTGCGGATCTCCCCGAGGAATCTGAGCAGCTGCCCGTGGACCGCACCTTCACTGGTGCCGGCGCTCCCCCAGGGGCGATGGAGCTCGAAGACTACGAGGCCCAACTCGAGTTGGAGCGCGCCATGGATAACGCCAGGATGGTGACGGCGATTGACTCGATCGTCGCTATCGGCGCCACAACGTTCTTTTTGGGATCCCTTTTCATCTATGACATCCCCTACGCCTGGCTGGCGTTCTTCCTTATCCCCATCGCTTCCGGCATAGCCCGCATGGTGTTCCGCGTCAACGACGAAGACGAGGAGCTCTACAACGAGCTCAAGGGCGACCTCGCCGAGACCCGCAAGGCGCGCCTGCGCCAGGCCGCCAAACGCCGCAAGGAGCTCGGCGGCTAG
- a CDS encoding HNH endonuclease, translating into MDIFDVLPQLSRHGVAVLRACRERSPYDVASTLGISRNQAKAWARVADAFLGPADSPRKQAEAIRHSEAAGHSVERLVMIDRHARKLPGRGLAWALRAELVAMEGTFEEVNKHGHKRVAEILREDAPQPPRPSVRISATHDGMRTMFICDTERRITDLEKTLDALRNPELPRAAGMSEAFWNALSDGTTITPQYRTVIAVELSDAAAIWRGEGDDVRLGLSDGTTMTGREYLEAAAKKQLGDDIFAGLFHPERGPVNLYRERLASFKQRVLAMAENLICPWPDCKVPADRCHIHHITAHHHGGLTEPTNLTPLCPHHNSANDDDPNAPPRRGRITRDGGHVRYRSPGGRNFRNERDVAELGAMEIIKRLE; encoded by the coding sequence ATGGACATCTTCGACGTGCTCCCGCAGCTCTCCCGCCACGGCGTCGCCGTGCTGCGGGCCTGTCGTGAGCGCTCGCCGTACGACGTCGCCTCGACGCTCGGCATCTCCCGCAACCAGGCGAAGGCCTGGGCTCGGGTGGCAGATGCCTTCCTCGGCCCCGCTGACTCCCCGCGCAAACAAGCGGAAGCGATTCGGCATAGTGAGGCTGCGGGCCACAGCGTCGAAAGGCTGGTGATGATCGACCGCCACGCCCGCAAACTCCCCGGCCGGGGGCTGGCGTGGGCCCTACGCGCCGAGCTAGTGGCGATGGAGGGCACCTTCGAGGAAGTGAACAAGCATGGGCACAAGCGGGTGGCGGAAATCTTGCGCGAGGATGCCCCGCAGCCCCCGCGACCGAGCGTGCGCATCAGCGCCACTCACGATGGCATGCGCACCATGTTCATCTGCGATACCGAGCGGCGTATCACGGACCTGGAAAAGACCCTCGACGCACTCCGTAACCCCGAGCTCCCCCGCGCCGCGGGAATGTCAGAAGCGTTTTGGAATGCGCTGTCTGACGGCACCACCATCACGCCGCAGTACCGCACCGTCATAGCCGTAGAGCTTTCCGACGCCGCCGCCATCTGGCGCGGCGAGGGCGACGACGTGCGGCTCGGGCTTTCCGACGGCACGACCATGACCGGCCGCGAATACCTGGAGGCTGCCGCCAAGAAGCAGCTGGGCGACGATATTTTTGCGGGCCTGTTCCACCCGGAGCGCGGGCCGGTGAATTTGTACCGGGAGCGGCTGGCGTCGTTTAAGCAGCGAGTGCTGGCGATGGCGGAAAACCTCATCTGCCCGTGGCCTGACTGCAAGGTGCCGGCGGACCGCTGCCACATCCACCACATCACGGCCCACCACCACGGAGGGCTGACGGAGCCGACTAACCTCACCCCGCTCTGCCCGCATCACAATAGCGCCAACGATGATGACCCCAACGCCCCGCCGCGGCGCGGTCGCATCACGCGGGATGGCGGGCACGTGAGATACCGTTCCCCGGGAGGACGAAATTTCCGCAACGAAAGGGACGTCGCCGAGCTAGGAGCCATGGAGATTATTAAGCGGCTAGAATAA
- a CDS encoding DUF1266 domain-containing protein, producing the protein MARKSLQAQWGISIAEELRDTVNKLLAGDMHTPGFDLILGLTECAREASRLDWAGQMTDDQLSQWLAYENEMVQNAALENPTALFTGDRPTFFAKWLERYNDERFLAMAPMIPRTTRAWDIARGVNISSLAVLGT; encoded by the coding sequence TTGGCGCGGAAGTCTTTGCAGGCGCAGTGGGGGATTTCCATCGCTGAGGAGCTTCGCGACACCGTGAACAAGCTCCTGGCCGGCGACATGCACACGCCCGGCTTTGATCTCATCCTCGGGCTGACGGAATGCGCCCGGGAGGCGTCGCGGCTGGATTGGGCGGGGCAGATGACCGATGATCAGCTCTCGCAGTGGCTCGCCTACGAGAATGAAATGGTGCAAAACGCGGCGCTAGAAAACCCGACGGCGCTGTTTACCGGTGACAGGCCGACATTCTTCGCGAAGTGGCTGGAACGCTACAACGATGAGCGCTTTCTCGCGATGGCGCCGATGATTCCGCGCACCACCCGCGCCTGGGACATCGCGCGTGGCGTCAATATTTCGTCCTTGGCGGTGCTGGGGACATGA
- a CDS encoding DUF1266 domain-containing protein, with translation MIKPEELADIQRRALVETRKYFTSWADYAASFWYGRAIWASDEDTMEEYLADMGTFASDLETALLAQNSPWVRFPLHAA, from the coding sequence ATGATCAAGCCGGAGGAGCTGGCTGACATCCAACGCCGCGCGCTCGTGGAGACACGCAAGTACTTCACCAGCTGGGCGGATTACGCGGCGAGCTTCTGGTACGGCCGCGCCATCTGGGCTAGCGACGAGGACACGATGGAGGAGTACCTCGCCGACATGGGCACGTTCGCAAGCGATCTGGAAACCGCCCTGCTGGCGCAGAATTCGCCGTGGGTGCGTTTCCCGCTGCACGCTGCCTAG